In Choloepus didactylus isolate mChoDid1 chromosome 6, mChoDid1.pri, whole genome shotgun sequence, one DNA window encodes the following:
- the BET1L gene encoding BET1-like protein isoform X8 → MDAPLQPLSAAQSPGAVEEILDRENKRMADSLASKVTRLKSVVFVLAGPGGERVPLHAWPGLILPSLCPDQLALDIDRDAEDQNRYLDGMGPESFEQN, encoded by the exons ATGGATGCACCACTTCAGCCTCTCTCTGCAGCTCAGAGCCCTGGGGCCGTGGAGGAAATTCTGGACCGGGAGAACAAGCGGATGGCCGACAGCCTGGCCTCCAAGGTCACCAGGCTCAAATCG GTGGTGTTTGTTCTCGCTGGTCCTGGGGGAGAGAGGGTGCCACTCCATGCCTGGCCTGGCCTGATCCTGCCCTCTCTGTGTCCTGATCAGCTTGCCCTGGACATTGATAGGGATGCAGAAGACCAGAACCGGTACCTGGATGGCATG
- the RIC8A gene encoding synembryn-A isoform X2, with product MEPRAVADALETGEEDEIMVALRTYNRENSQSFTFDDAQQDDRKKLAELLISALEQGLPPSHRVIWLQTVRILSRDRSCLDRFTSRQSLQALALHAGVSAPEGSVSKPWDADMDVVLESLKCLCNLVLSSPLAQGLAAEAGLVVRLAERVGLYSERNFPHDVQFFDLRLLFLLTALRTDVRQQLFEELQGVRLLTDTLELTLGAAPEDSTPECLPPQETERAMEVLKVLFNITFDTTKREVDQEDIALYRHLGTLLRRCVMVAAAGDRTEEFQGHTVNLLGNLPLNSLDVLLTPGPCVGSLEFMGMNVDVIRVLLGFLEKRLDQTQKLKEGVAPVLSVLTECARLHRPVRKFLKAQVLPPLRDVRTRPEVGELLRNKLVRLMTHLDTDVKRVAAEFLFVLCSESVPRFIKYTGFGNAAGLLAARGLMAGGRDRGQYSEDEDTDTEEYKEAKASINPVTGRMEEKPPNPMEGMTEEQKEHEAMKLVNMFDKLSRHRVIQPMGMSPRGHLTSLQDAMCETMEGQLSSDPESDPD from the exons ATGGAGCCTCGGGCGGTTGCAGATGCCTTGGAGACAGGGGAGGAGGACGAGATTATGGTGGCTTTGCGTACCTACAACCGGGAG AATTCCCAGAGCTTCACGTTTGACGATGCTCAACAGGACGACAGGAAG AAACTGGCGGAGCTGCTCATTTCGGCCCTGGAGCAGGGCTTGCCGCCCTCCCACCGCGTCATCTGGCTGCAGACTGTCCGCATCTTGTCTCGGGACCGCAGCTGCCTGGACCGGTTCACCAGCCGCCAGAGCCTGCAGGCCCTGGCCCTCCACGCTGGCGTCTCTGCACCTGAGGGATCTGTCTCCAAGCCCTGGGACGCAGATATGGACGTTGTGCTTGAGTCTCTCAAGTGCCTTTGCAACCTCGTGCTCAGCAGCCCCTTAGCGCAGGGGCTGGCCGCGGAGGCGGGCCTGGTGGTGAGGCTGGCAGAGCGCGTGGGGCTCTACAGTGAGAGGAACTTCCCACACGATGTGCAGTTCTTTGACTTGCGGCTCCTCTTCCTGCTCACGGCCCTGCGCACCGATGTGCGGCAGCAGCTGTTTGAGGAGCTGCAGGGGGTGCGCCTACTGACCGACACACTGGAGCTGACACTGGGGGCGGCCCCTGAAGACAGCACCCCTGAGTGCCTTCCCCCGCAGGAGACTGAGCGGGCCATGGAGGTCCTCAAAGTACTCTTCAACATCACCTTTGACACCACCAAAAGGGAGGTGGACCAG GAGGACATTGCCCTTTACCGACACCTGGGGACCCTTCTGCGGCGCTGTGTGATGGTGGCGGCTGCTGGAGACCGGACTGAGGAGTTCCAGGG CCACACAGTGAATCTCCTGGGGAATCTGCCCCTCAACTCTCTGGACGTCCTGCTCACCCCAGGGCCATGTGTGGGCTCCCTCGAGTTCATGGGCATGAACGTGGATGTGATCCGTGTGCTCCTGGGCTTCCTGGAGAAGCGCCTGGACCAG acacagaagctgaaagagggtGTGGCGCCCGTGCTGAGCGTGTTGACAGAGTGTGCCCGTCTGCACCGCCCAGTCAGGAAGTTCCTGAAGGCCCAG GTGCTGCCCCCGCTGCGGGACGTGAGGACCCGGCCAGAGGTGGGTGAGCTGCTGCGGAACAAGCTTGTCCGCCTCATGACACACCTGGACACGGATGTCAAGAGAGTGGCAGCTGAGTTCCTGTTTGTCCTGTGCTCCGAGAGTG tgcCCCGCTTCATCAAGTACACTGGCTTCGGGAACGCTGCCGGCCTGCTGGCTGCCCGGGGTCTCATGGCAGGGGGCCGGGACAGGGGCCAGTACTCAGAGGACGAGGACACGGACACAGAGGAGTACAAGGAAGCCAAGGCCAG CATAAACCCGGTGACCGGGCGCATGGAAGAGAAACCGCCCAACCCTATGGAGGGGatgactgaggagcagaaggagcaCGAAGCCATGAAGCTGGTGAACATGTTCGATAAGCTCTCCAG GCACAGGGTCATCCAGCCCATGGGCATGAGCCCCCGGGGCCACCTCACATCCCTGCAGGATGCCATGTGCGAGACCATGGAGGGGCAGCTTTCCTCAGACCCGGAGTCAGACCCCGACTGA
- the RIC8A gene encoding synembryn-A isoform X1 — protein MEPRAVADALETGEEDEIMVALRTYNRENSQSFTFDDAQQDDRKKLAELLISALEQGLPPSHRVIWLQTVRILSRDRSCLDRFTSRQSLQALALHAGVSAPEGSVSKPWDADMDVVLESLKCLCNLVLSSPLAQGLAAEAGLVVRLAERVGLYSERNFPHDVQFFDLRLLFLLTALRTDVRQQLFEELQGVRLLTDTLELTLGAAPEDSTPECLPPQETERAMEVLKVLFNITFDTTKREVDQEDIALYRHLGTLLRRCVMVAAAGDRTEEFQGHTVNLLGNLPLNSLDVLLTPGPCVGSLEFMGMNVDVIRVLLGFLEKRLDQTQKLKEGVAPVLSVLTECARLHRPVRKFLKAQVLGGSKPAPQGMGWGPGPRNGRTTRPQVLPPLRDVRTRPEVGELLRNKLVRLMTHLDTDVKRVAAEFLFVLCSESVPRFIKYTGFGNAAGLLAARGLMAGGRDRGQYSEDEDTDTEEYKEAKASINPVTGRMEEKPPNPMEGMTEEQKEHEAMKLVNMFDKLSRHRVIQPMGMSPRGHLTSLQDAMCETMEGQLSSDPESDPD, from the exons ATGGAGCCTCGGGCGGTTGCAGATGCCTTGGAGACAGGGGAGGAGGACGAGATTATGGTGGCTTTGCGTACCTACAACCGGGAG AATTCCCAGAGCTTCACGTTTGACGATGCTCAACAGGACGACAGGAAG AAACTGGCGGAGCTGCTCATTTCGGCCCTGGAGCAGGGCTTGCCGCCCTCCCACCGCGTCATCTGGCTGCAGACTGTCCGCATCTTGTCTCGGGACCGCAGCTGCCTGGACCGGTTCACCAGCCGCCAGAGCCTGCAGGCCCTGGCCCTCCACGCTGGCGTCTCTGCACCTGAGGGATCTGTCTCCAAGCCCTGGGACGCAGATATGGACGTTGTGCTTGAGTCTCTCAAGTGCCTTTGCAACCTCGTGCTCAGCAGCCCCTTAGCGCAGGGGCTGGCCGCGGAGGCGGGCCTGGTGGTGAGGCTGGCAGAGCGCGTGGGGCTCTACAGTGAGAGGAACTTCCCACACGATGTGCAGTTCTTTGACTTGCGGCTCCTCTTCCTGCTCACGGCCCTGCGCACCGATGTGCGGCAGCAGCTGTTTGAGGAGCTGCAGGGGGTGCGCCTACTGACCGACACACTGGAGCTGACACTGGGGGCGGCCCCTGAAGACAGCACCCCTGAGTGCCTTCCCCCGCAGGAGACTGAGCGGGCCATGGAGGTCCTCAAAGTACTCTTCAACATCACCTTTGACACCACCAAAAGGGAGGTGGACCAG GAGGACATTGCCCTTTACCGACACCTGGGGACCCTTCTGCGGCGCTGTGTGATGGTGGCGGCTGCTGGAGACCGGACTGAGGAGTTCCAGGG CCACACAGTGAATCTCCTGGGGAATCTGCCCCTCAACTCTCTGGACGTCCTGCTCACCCCAGGGCCATGTGTGGGCTCCCTCGAGTTCATGGGCATGAACGTGGATGTGATCCGTGTGCTCCTGGGCTTCCTGGAGAAGCGCCTGGACCAG acacagaagctgaaagagggtGTGGCGCCCGTGCTGAGCGTGTTGACAGAGTGTGCCCGTCTGCACCGCCCAGTCAGGAAGTTCCTGAAGGCCCAGGTACTGGGTGGGTCAAAGCCAGCCCcccaggggatgggatggggccCTGGTCCCAGGAATGGAAGGACAACTCGTCCACAGGTGCTGCCCCCGCTGCGGGACGTGAGGACCCGGCCAGAGGTGGGTGAGCTGCTGCGGAACAAGCTTGTCCGCCTCATGACACACCTGGACACGGATGTCAAGAGAGTGGCAGCTGAGTTCCTGTTTGTCCTGTGCTCCGAGAGTG tgcCCCGCTTCATCAAGTACACTGGCTTCGGGAACGCTGCCGGCCTGCTGGCTGCCCGGGGTCTCATGGCAGGGGGCCGGGACAGGGGCCAGTACTCAGAGGACGAGGACACGGACACAGAGGAGTACAAGGAAGCCAAGGCCAG CATAAACCCGGTGACCGGGCGCATGGAAGAGAAACCGCCCAACCCTATGGAGGGGatgactgaggagcagaaggagcaCGAAGCCATGAAGCTGGTGAACATGTTCGATAAGCTCTCCAG GCACAGGGTCATCCAGCCCATGGGCATGAGCCCCCGGGGCCACCTCACATCCCTGCAGGATGCCATGTGCGAGACCATGGAGGGGCAGCTTTCCTCAGACCCGGAGTCAGACCCCGACTGA